In a single window of the Elaeis guineensis isolate ETL-2024a chromosome 4, EG11, whole genome shotgun sequence genome:
- the LOC105036356 gene encoding copper-transporting ATPase HMA5, producing the protein MASRAFFLSCLRAEGSYRSLSPRPRYPSMPKYPKGAKASAAAAQDGEEQEEEEEEEKVALFSVLGMTCAACAGSVEKAIKRLPGIHDAAVDVLNDRVQVIFYPAFVSEDTIRETIEDVGFEAALIKEEAKEKPTLICRLHIKGMTCTSCSSTIESALQAVAGVQKALVALATEEAEICYDPKLVSAAQLMEVVADTGFEGILITTGEDRNRAELKVDGELDGRYKSMVKNSLQALPGVEDVNIDPVLHKITVAYKSDQTGPRNFIEIIGSAGSGRLRASIYPEGGGRELHKREEIKQYYRSFLWSLVFTIPVFLTSMVFMHIPGIKYGLDKKVVNMLSIGELLRWILSTPVQFIIGRRFYTGAYKALRIGSANMDVLVALGTNAAYFYSLYSVLRAATSQNFEGTDFFETSSMLISFILLGKYLEILAKGKTSEAIAKLMDLAPETATLLTYDNDGNVVNEKEIDSRLIQKNDVIKVMPGGKVASDGFVIWGQSYVNESMITGESRPVGKRKGDTVIGGTVNENGVLHVQATHVGSESALSQIVRLVESAQMAKAPVQKFADRISKYFVPLVIILAFFTWVAWFLAGKFSSYPKSWIPSSMDSFELALQFGISVMVIACPCALGLATPTAVMVGTGVGASQGVLIKGGQALESAHKVDCVVFDKTGTLTTGKPVVVSTRLLKHMLLRDFYECVAAAEVNSEHPLAKAIVQYAKMIREEENHVWPEAQDFISVTGHGVKATVRNKEIVVGNKSLMVESGIHVPVAALDILAEAEEMAQTGIMVSMDGELVGTIAISDPLKPNAQDVISLLRSMEVKSIMVTGDNWGTANAIAKEVGIDTVVAEAKPEQKAQKVKELQMSGLTVAMVGDGINDSPALVSADVGMAIGTGTDIAVEAADIVLMKSNLEDVITAIDLSRKTFFRIHMNYIWALGYNIMGIPIAAGVLFPSARFRLPPWVAGAAMAASSVSVVCCSLLLKNYKRPKKLDTLREILVE; encoded by the exons ATGGCGAGTAGAGCCTTCTTTCTGTCGTGCCTTCGCGCCGAGGGCTCTTACCGGAGCCTCTCGCCACGGCCGCGCTACCCGTCGATGCCGAAATATCCCAAGGGGGCAAAGGCCTCGGCCGCGGCGGCGCAGGATggggaggagcaggaggaggaggaggaggaggagaaggtggCGTTATTCTCCGTGCTTGGTATGACCTGCGCCGCCTGTGCTGGATCGGTCGAGAAAGCGATCAAGCGGCTGCCGGGGATCCACGACGCCGCCGTCGACGTTCTCAACGACAGGGTCCAAGTCATCTTCTATCCCGCCTTCGTTTCT GAGGATACGATTAGAGAAACTATCGAAGATGTTGGATTTGAAGCTGCACTAATCAAAGAGGAGGCTAAAGAAAAGCCTACTCTAATATGTAGGTTGCACATAAAAGGAATGACTTGTACATCTTGCTCGAGTACCATTGAATCGGCTTTGCAAGCTGTTGCTGGTGTACAGAAAGCTTTAGTAGCCTTGGCAACTGAAGAAGCAGAGATCTGCTATGATCCTAAGCTTGTAAGCGCCGCCCAACTAATGGAGGTAGTTGCAGACACTGGGTTTGAAGGTATACTTATTACCACAGGGGAAGATAGGAATAGAGCTGAGCTCAAAGTTGATGGAGAACTTGATGGAAGATATAAGTCTATGGTTAAAAATTCTCTACAAGCACTCCCTGGAGTTGAAGATGTAAACATTGATCCTGTGCTTCACAAAATTACTGTAGCTTACAAGTCAGATCAAACAGGTCCTCGGAACTTCATTGAAATTATTGGATCAGCAGGGTCTGGGCGTCTCAGGGCATCAATATACCCAGAGGGAGGGGGAAGGGAACTTCACAAGCGTGAGGAGATAAAGCAGTACTACCGATCCTTTCTTTGGAGTTTGGTGTTCACAATCCCGGTGTTTCTCACTTCCATGGTGTTTATGCATATCCCAGGGATTAAATATGGACTGGATAAGAAAGTTGTGAACATGTTGAGCATCGGAGAGCTTCTGAGATGGATTTTATCTACCCCTGTCCAGTTTATAATTGGCAGAAGGTTTTATACTGGTGCTTACAAAGCTTTGAGAATTGGATCCGCGAATATGGATGTGTTGGTTGCCCTTGGTACGAATGCTGCATACTTTTATTCACTGTACTCGGTGCTCAGAGCAGCAACTTCACAAAATTTCGAGGGGACTGATTTTTTTGAAACAAGTTCGATGCTTATCTCATTCATCCTTCTGGGTAAGTATCTTGAGATCTTGGCCAAGGGTAAAACATCAGAGGCCATCGCAAAACTCATGGATTTGGCACCAGAAACTGCAACACTTTTAACCTATGACAATGATGGAAATGTcgtaaatgaaaaggagattgatAGTCGACTGATACAAAAGAACGATGTGATTAAAGTAATGCCTGGTGGAAAGGTAGCTTCTGATGGTTTTGTTATTTGGGGTCAGAGTTATGTCAATGAGAGCATGATAACCGGGGAATCACGACCTGTTGGAAAGAGGAAGGGAGATACTGTGATTGGTGGGACTGTGAATGAAAATGGTGTGTTGCATGTACAGGCAACTCATGTTGGATCAGAGAGTGCTCTATCGCAGATTGTTCGTCTTGTTGAATCAGCACAAATGGCCAAAGCACCTGTGCAGAAGTTTGCTGATCGCATTTCCAAGTATTTTGTGCCTCTT GTTATCATTCTTGCATTCTTTACGTGGGTTGCATGGTTTTTAGCGGGAAAGTTCAGTAGCTACCCGAAGTCTTGGATACCATCCTCCATGGACAGCTTTGAACTTGCTCTACAATTTGGCATATCAGTTATGGTCATAGCCTGCCCATGTGCCCTTGGCCTGGCAACTCCAACAGCTGTTATGGTTGGAACTGGAGTTGGTGCTTCTCAAGGTGTGCTGATTAAAGGGGGACAAGCACTGGAGAGTGCACATAAG GTCGATTGTGTTGTTTTTGACAAGACAGGCACTCTTACCACTGGAAAGCCTGTTGTTGTAAGCACAAGGTTGTTGAAGCATATGTTGTTACGTGATTTCTATGAATGTGTTGCTGCGGCTGAG GTCAACAGTGAGCACCCGCTGGCAAAGGCCATCGTTCAGTACGCCAAAAtgattagagaagaagaaaaccATGTGTGGCCTGAAGCACAAGACTTCATTTCTGTAACAGGCCATGGTGTCAAAGCAACGGTTAGAAACAAAGAAATAGTTGTTGGCAACAAAAGCTTGATGGTGGAATCAGGCATCCATGTCCCTGTTGCAGCCCTTGACATTCTAGCTGAAGCTGAGGAAATGGCACAAACCGGAATAATGGTTTCAATGGATGGAGAACTTGTTGGAACAATAGCGATTTCTGATCCACTGAAGCCCAATGCCCAAGATGTAATATCTCTTCTTAGGTCCATGGAAGTGAAGAGCATTATGGTAACAGGGGATAACTGGGGTACTGCAAATGCGATCGCCAAAGAAGTTGGGATTGATACTGTTGTTGCTGAAGCAAAACCAGAACAAAAAGCACAGAAAGTAAAGGAACTACAG ATGTCTGGCTTGACAGTGGCCATGGTTGGTGATGGAATCAATGACTCACCGGCGCTTGTTTCTGCTGATGTTGGAATGGCCATAGGCACTGGTACTGATATTGCCGTTGAAGCTGCTGACATAGTTCTCATGAAGAGCAACTTGGAGGATGTAATAACTGCAATCGATCTCTCGAGGAAAACTTTTTTCCGTATCCACATGAACTACATCTGGGCTCTTGGTTACAACATCATGGGCATACCTATTGCTGCTGGGGTTCTTTTCCCATCTGCCAGATTCCGGTTGCCACCATGGGTTGCTGGTGCTGCAATGGCTGCTTCGTCGGTGAGTGTTGTTTGTTGCTCTCTCTTGCTAAAGAACTACAAAAGGCCCAAGAAGTTGGACACTCTCAGGGAGATCTTGGTTGAATGA